In Sulfurovum xiamenensis, a genomic segment contains:
- a CDS encoding ExbD/TolR family protein encodes MRIRPKKQEVDNVDVSPLIDMVFILLIFFMVTTTFVKDMKLDLERPSAASASKSDAKVVRVYIDNTSQVYIDNQPVQLWAIQSKLRDLLRTSTEKSVLVISDDTIPVETLIDVVDECRMSGAKDVAVSTSKEMG; translated from the coding sequence ATGAGAATTAGACCAAAGAAACAAGAAGTAGACAATGTAGACGTATCTCCATTGATCGATATGGTTTTTATCCTATTGATCTTTTTTATGGTAACCACTACGTTTGTCAAAGATATGAAACTGGATCTTGAACGTCCATCTGCCGCGAGTGCAAGTAAGTCAGATGCGAAAGTGGTACGTGTGTATATTGACAATACCTCCCAGGTTTACATTGACAATCAGCCAGTGCAATTATGGGCGATACAGAGCAAGTTAAGAGATCTATTACGTACCTCGACAGAAAAGTCCGTACTGGTCATCTCTGATGATACGATCCCGGTAGAGACATTGATCGATGTAGTGGATGAGTGTCGTATGTCAGGGGCAAAAGATGTAGCTGTGTCCACATCAAAAGAGATGGGATAA